Proteins encoded within one genomic window of Gemmatimonadaceae bacterium:
- a CDS encoding DUF456 domain-containing protein — MSLVLLGCVLLLALCLVPLGLPGLWVMIIAALAYDWLVPAASVGWVTVAIAVGLAVLAEVLEFTLSARYTQKYGGSRRAAWGSILGGIAGAIVGVPVPIVGSVIGAFAGAFVGALVLEYTRPDATRAGATRVATGALLGRVAAAAAKTGLGCAVAVTLMIGAAA, encoded by the coding sequence GTGTCCCTCGTTCTCCTCGGCTGCGTCCTGCTCCTTGCGCTGTGCCTGGTCCCACTCGGCCTGCCTGGCCTGTGGGTCATGATCATCGCGGCGCTGGCCTATGACTGGCTCGTTCCGGCAGCATCGGTCGGCTGGGTCACGGTTGCGATCGCGGTCGGCCTCGCGGTGCTTGCCGAGGTGCTCGAGTTCACGCTCTCGGCGCGCTACACGCAGAAGTACGGTGGATCGAGGCGCGCGGCGTGGGGGTCGATCCTCGGGGGCATCGCGGGTGCCATTGTCGGAGTGCCGGTGCCGATCGTCGGCTCGGTGATCGGCGCATTCGCAGGCGCGTTCGTTGGCGCCCTCGTGCTCGAGTACACACGCCCCGACGCCACGAGGGCAGGCGCGACACGTGTGGCCACGGGTGCATTGCTCGGGCGCGTGGCGGCTGCCGCGGCCAAGACCGGGCTGGGGTGCGCCGTCGCGGTCACTCTCATGATCGGCGCGGCGGCGTAG
- a CDS encoding inositol monophosphatase produces MLLTACTAAAQAGATYIRSRTADLATIDWQEKARADFVSEVDLGAEERITNVLHAAVPGAVVVGEERSPGLAPNDHEIAFIVDPLDGTTNFLHGYPQYAVSIAAVAEGGLVAGIVLDVPRGITYAATRGGGATRDGTPIRVSRLVEPARALVGTGFPFKDPQRIPEYLPSFSRVVGQVAGVRRAGAAALDLADVAAGRFDGFWELMLAPWDHAAGTLLIREAGGRVSDLAGNELRVEHTPVVASNGVLHEWLLAQLRPSAPFTIPS; encoded by the coding sequence GTGCTTCTCACGGCGTGCACCGCTGCGGCGCAGGCCGGGGCAACTTACATCCGATCGCGCACGGCCGACCTTGCAACGATCGACTGGCAGGAGAAAGCACGCGCCGATTTTGTGAGCGAGGTCGACCTGGGCGCCGAGGAGCGCATCACCAACGTGCTCCATGCGGCCGTTCCAGGCGCCGTGGTCGTGGGCGAGGAGCGCTCACCGGGCCTCGCCCCGAACGACCATGAGATCGCGTTCATCGTCGATCCGCTCGACGGCACCACCAACTTCCTGCACGGGTACCCGCAGTATGCGGTGTCCATCGCCGCGGTGGCCGAAGGCGGCCTGGTCGCCGGGATCGTGCTGGACGTGCCGCGCGGCATCACGTACGCGGCCACCCGCGGCGGAGGCGCAACGCGCGACGGGACGCCGATCCGCGTGTCGCGGCTCGTGGAACCGGCGCGCGCGCTCGTGGGGACGGGATTCCCGTTCAAGGATCCACAGCGCATTCCGGAGTACCTCCCCTCATTTTCTCGCGTCGTGGGGCAGGTCGCGGGCGTGCGCCGTGCCGGGGCGGCTGCGCTCGACCTGGCCGACGTCGCCGCCGGGCGGTTCGACGGCTTCTGGGAGCTCATGCTCGCGCCGTGGGACCACGCCGCCGGCACGCTGCTCATTCGCGAAGCTGGTGGCCGCGTGAGTGACCTCGCCGGCAACGAGCTGCGCGTGGAGCACACGCCGGTGGTCGCGTCGAACGGCGTCCTGCACGAATGGCTCCTCGCCCAGTTGCGCCCGAGCGCACCGTTCACGATCCCTTCCTGA
- a CDS encoding DUF1269 domain-containing protein, which produces MTAPSGPASTKRIIVASFPTSEGAGGGLDRLKAAGARLGNAAVIRRMADGQVEFKETQDWGIGKSAAVGAVAALLLPGIGPFAGAIVGGLAAHFVDAGFPDPLLKQMGSGIGVGTSMLVALVESADIAHAERTLTDGGATILGSGLESDLSAAISAIGKANG; this is translated from the coding sequence ATGACCGCTCCATCGGGCCCTGCATCCACCAAACGCATCATCGTCGCGAGCTTTCCCACGTCCGAAGGAGCAGGTGGTGGGCTCGATCGGCTCAAGGCAGCGGGCGCACGACTCGGGAACGCCGCGGTGATCCGGCGAATGGCCGATGGTCAGGTCGAGTTCAAGGAGACGCAGGACTGGGGGATCGGGAAGAGCGCGGCCGTCGGCGCAGTGGCGGCGCTGCTGCTGCCTGGCATCGGACCCTTCGCCGGCGCCATCGTCGGGGGGCTCGCCGCTCATTTCGTCGACGCAGGCTTCCCCGACCCGCTGCTCAAACAGATGGGAAGCGGGATCGGTGTGGGCACCTCGATGCTCGTGGCGCTGGTCGAGTCGGCGGACATTGCACACGCGGAGCGCACCCTCACGGATGGTGGCGCCACCATCCTGGGTTCGGGTCTCGAGTCGGATCTCTCGGCGGCGATCAGCGCGATCGGGAAGGCGAATGGGTAG
- a CDS encoding adenylosuccinate synthase, translating into MWNSRNRTVVIVGAQWGDEGKGKLVDVLAERADWVVRYQGGANAGHTVHIGDDEFVLHQIPSGILHPGVRCAIGNGVVLDPETLFTEIDELVKDGIDVEGRLYVSDRAHLVMPYHKLVDKESHASKAIGTTGRGIGPAYEDKAGRRGIRVVDLKHPERLRKLVEQGCDHANMRLTRFGSSARADVDATLASLATVSDRLLALAEDLGVMLHRALRSDAALLLEGAQGSLLDVDHGTYPFVTSSSTTVGGAAIGAGIAPTALGAALGIVKAYTTRVGNGPLPTELDAELGERIRTLGNEFGATTGRPRRCGWFDAVVVRYAARVNGLTGLAVTKLDVLDTLERVALCTGYRSGDDVLQEFPADITDLERLEPIYEWMDGWQRPTGDARTVSDLPVAARRYLDRIEELVETPIRYVSVGTRRDQIIEVPPSGA; encoded by the coding sequence ATGTGGAACTCCAGGAATCGCACCGTCGTGATCGTTGGCGCGCAGTGGGGTGATGAAGGGAAGGGCAAGCTCGTGGACGTGCTGGCCGAGCGTGCGGACTGGGTCGTGCGATACCAGGGGGGCGCGAACGCGGGGCACACGGTGCACATCGGCGACGACGAGTTCGTGCTGCACCAGATCCCGAGCGGTATCCTGCACCCCGGGGTGCGATGCGCCATCGGCAACGGCGTGGTGCTCGATCCGGAGACGCTGTTCACCGAGATCGACGAGTTGGTGAAGGACGGCATAGACGTCGAGGGGCGGCTTTATGTCTCGGATCGTGCGCACCTTGTGATGCCGTACCACAAGCTCGTGGACAAGGAGAGCCACGCCAGCAAGGCCATCGGCACCACGGGACGGGGGATCGGGCCGGCGTATGAGGACAAGGCGGGGCGTCGCGGTATTCGCGTGGTGGACCTGAAGCATCCCGAACGGCTGCGGAAGCTGGTGGAGCAGGGGTGCGATCACGCCAACATGCGGCTGACGCGCTTTGGCTCCTCGGCACGGGCGGACGTGGATGCGACGCTGGCCAGCCTCGCCACCGTGTCGGACCGGCTCCTCGCGCTCGCCGAGGATCTTGGGGTGATGCTGCACCGCGCGCTCAGGAGCGACGCCGCGCTGCTGCTGGAAGGCGCACAGGGCTCGCTTCTGGACGTCGATCACGGCACGTACCCGTTCGTGACGTCGAGCAGCACGACCGTCGGCGGCGCGGCGATTGGCGCTGGCATCGCCCCCACGGCGCTCGGCGCCGCGTTAGGCATCGTGAAGGCCTACACGACCAGGGTCGGCAACGGTCCGCTCCCGACCGAACTCGATGCCGAGCTGGGAGAGCGCATCCGGACGCTGGGCAACGAATTCGGTGCGACCACGGGACGGCCGCGCCGCTGCGGCTGGTTTGACGCCGTGGTGGTGCGCTATGCCGCGCGCGTGAACGGGCTCACCGGCCTCGCGGTCACCAAGCTGGACGTGCTCGACACGCTGGAGCGCGTCGCGCTGTGCACGGGCTACCGGAGCGGGGACGACGTGCTGCAGGAGTTCCCGGCCGACATCACGGATCTCGAGCGCCTCGAGCCGATCTATGAATGGATGGACGGCTGGCAGCGCCCGACCGGCGACGCGCGCACCGTGAGCGACCTGCCGGTGGCGGCGCGTCGCTACCTCGATCGCATCGAGGAACTGGTCGAGACGCCGATCCGGTACGTGAGTGTCGGTACGCGGCGCGACCAGATCATCGAGGTGCCGCCGAGCGGCGCATGA
- a CDS encoding PilT/PilU family type 4a pilus ATPase — MEKIIKAAVDRGASDLHIKAGDVFRARIDGVLTAMTKQALTPEQTRAIALRLITNEKVKERIDSLLDYDCSWGAPGIGRFRVNILRQRSSFMIVMRVIPFRVPTFDQLGLPAVLERIAMTERGMVLITGVTGSGKSSTLAAVMAHINANLEKHIVTLEEPIEFLHRDLKSSITQREIGVDTENFRVGLKAALRQDPDVIVLGELRDTETIDTAMKAAETGHLLLATVHTPDAQATIMRVVSMFPPEEQDVIRIRLSESLAAVVSQRLLPRKDGNGRAVACEVMLNTPLIADLILNQRVGEIREYMADGRDQYGMQTFDQHLADLVTQNVVTFETALAASTRPADFELQMSMFRSAARREEANNDPFNAGNLT; from the coding sequence GTGGAGAAGATCATCAAGGCGGCGGTGGACCGTGGGGCGTCGGACCTGCACATCAAGGCGGGTGACGTCTTCCGCGCCCGCATCGACGGCGTGCTGACGGCGATGACGAAACAGGCGCTCACGCCCGAACAGACGCGCGCGATCGCGCTGCGCCTCATCACCAACGAGAAGGTCAAGGAGCGGATCGACTCGCTGCTCGACTACGACTGCTCCTGGGGCGCCCCGGGCATCGGGCGTTTTCGCGTGAACATCCTGCGCCAGCGATCGAGTTTCATGATCGTCATGCGCGTGATCCCGTTCCGCGTGCCGACGTTCGACCAGCTCGGTCTTCCTGCGGTGCTCGAGCGGATCGCCATGACCGAACGGGGCATGGTCCTCATCACCGGGGTCACCGGCTCGGGCAAGTCCTCGACGCTGGCGGCGGTGATGGCACACATCAATGCCAACCTCGAGAAGCACATCGTCACGCTCGAGGAGCCGATCGAGTTTCTGCATCGTGACCTCAAGAGCTCGATCACGCAGCGGGAGATCGGCGTCGACACCGAGAACTTCCGGGTCGGGCTCAAGGCCGCGCTTCGCCAGGACCCGGACGTCATCGTCCTCGGCGAGCTGCGCGACACCGAAACCATCGACACGGCGATGAAGGCGGCGGAAACCGGACACCTGCTGCTGGCCACGGTCCACACGCCGGACGCGCAGGCGACTATCATGCGTGTCGTGTCCATGTTCCCGCCCGAGGAGCAGGACGTGATCCGCATCCGCCTGTCGGAGTCGCTCGCGGCCGTCGTTTCGCAACGCCTGCTCCCGCGCAAGGACGGCAACGGGCGTGCGGTGGCGTGCGAGGTCATGCTGAACACGCCACTGATCGCGGACCTGATCCTCAACCAGCGGGTGGGCGAGATCCGCGAATACATGGCCGACGGGCGTGACCAATACGGTATGCAGACGTTCGACCAGCACCTCGCGGACCTCGTGACCCAGAATGTCGTGACGTTCGAGACGGCCCTGGCGGCGTCGACGCGCCCGGCGGACTTCGAGCTGCAGATGAGCATGTTCCGGAGCGCCGCGCGCCGTGAGGAAGCGAACAACGACCCGTTCAACGCGGGCAACCTGACCTAG
- the ftcD gene encoding glutamate formimidoyltransferase has translation MKLVECVPNFSEGRDAAVVDAIRAAIASAEGATILDVSSDPSHHRSVITFVAPVEHAVEAAFRGMKEAASRIDLTRHQGEHPRIGATDVVPFVPLEGATMDDCIALAHALGARAASELGIPVYLYERAASRPDRENLADVRRGEFEGLRDEIAANVRRAPDYGEPRIHPTAGATAIGARPFLVAYNVYLGGAENLQVARDVARAVRHSTGGLRHVKGLGLEVDGQAQVSMNLVDIEKTPLYRAFDMVKMEAQAQGVSPTWSEVVGLVPERALFDTAARHLQLRGFSADAVLERKVRAAVSGGESLSTFVASVAAPTPAPGGGSVAAIVAALAAALAQMVAGLTIGRKKYVAVEGEMKDVAREAAALGTELQALAPRDAAAYEVVMQSYRLPKETPEQVATRQSAIEAALLGAAHVPLETARTCASVARLAAIAATKGNTNAASDAGVAALLAEAACRGASYNVQINVASLTDSAEARGMLAELARIVEEAASHAKAAAEAVQRSIAASAG, from the coding sequence ATGAAACTCGTCGAGTGCGTTCCCAATTTCTCCGAAGGTCGCGACGCCGCGGTCGTTGACGCCATTCGCGCGGCGATTGCCAGCGCCGAAGGCGCGACCATCCTCGACGTGTCGAGCGATCCGTCGCACCACCGGTCGGTGATCACGTTCGTAGCGCCCGTCGAACACGCGGTCGAAGCCGCGTTCCGCGGCATGAAGGAAGCGGCCAGCCGGATCGACCTCACCCGGCACCAGGGGGAGCATCCGCGCATCGGTGCCACCGACGTGGTACCCTTCGTGCCGCTCGAAGGGGCCACGATGGACGACTGCATCGCGCTGGCCCACGCGTTAGGCGCCCGCGCCGCCAGCGAACTGGGGATCCCCGTGTACCTCTACGAACGCGCGGCCTCGCGACCGGATCGCGAAAACCTGGCCGACGTGCGCCGCGGGGAGTTCGAGGGTCTGCGCGACGAGATCGCGGCCAACGTCAGGCGCGCGCCCGACTACGGCGAGCCCCGGATCCACCCGACCGCCGGCGCCACGGCCATAGGCGCCCGCCCCTTTCTGGTCGCCTACAACGTCTACCTGGGCGGTGCCGAGAACCTGCAGGTTGCCAGGGATGTGGCTCGGGCGGTGCGCCACTCCACCGGCGGGCTGCGCCACGTGAAAGGCCTCGGTCTCGAAGTCGACGGGCAGGCCCAGGTATCCATGAACCTGGTCGACATCGAGAAGACGCCGCTCTACCGCGCGTTCGACATGGTAAAGATGGAGGCGCAGGCACAGGGTGTCTCGCCGACGTGGAGCGAGGTCGTGGGACTCGTGCCGGAGCGCGCGCTCTTTGATACGGCTGCGCGCCACCTGCAGCTACGCGGGTTCTCCGCCGACGCGGTGCTCGAGCGCAAGGTGCGCGCGGCAGTCTCCGGCGGGGAGTCGCTGTCGACGTTCGTTGCGTCGGTGGCCGCGCCCACGCCGGCGCCCGGCGGAGGATCCGTCGCCGCCATCGTCGCCGCGCTCGCTGCGGCGCTCGCCCAGATGGTGGCGGGCCTCACGATCGGACGAAAGAAGTACGTCGCCGTCGAAGGCGAGATGAAAGACGTGGCGCGCGAAGCCGCCGCACTCGGCACGGAGCTGCAGGCGCTCGCGCCGCGCGATGCGGCCGCCTACGAGGTCGTCATGCAGAGCTACCGTCTGCCCAAGGAAACGCCCGAGCAGGTCGCCACGCGCCAGTCGGCGATCGAGGCGGCGCTGCTGGGCGCGGCCCACGTGCCGCTCGAGACCGCACGCACCTGCGCGTCCGTCGCGCGGCTCGCCGCGATCGCGGCGACCAAGGGCAACACCAACGCAGCCTCGGACGCCGGGGTCGCCGCACTCCTCGCCGAGGCCGCATGCCGCGGCGCGTCGTACAACGTGCAGATCAACGTGGCATCGCTCACCGACTCCGCCGAGGCGCGCGGCATGCTCGCCGAACTCGCGCGCATCGTGGAGGAGGCCGCCTCGCACGCCAAGGCCGCCGCAGAGGCCGTGCAACGGAGCATCGCGGCAAGCGCCGGGTAG
- the trpS gene encoding tryptophan--tRNA ligase has protein sequence MPRIFSGIQPSGELHIGNYLGAVKNWVELQHEFESFFCVVDYHAITLPYEPADLRRRTLEMGISLLAVGIDTDKATLFVQSRVPEHTELQWVFNAITPVGELERQTQYKEKSARFESVPAGILNYPVLQAADILIYKADTVPVGEDQLQHLELTREIARRWNARFSEGFFPEPKARLTPTRRIMGLDGQAKMSKSLGNTVGLLDPPETIWEKLRPAMTDPARVRRTDPGNPDICNIYHLHKAFSPPATVDYVAMQCRSAGWGCIDCKKVLFENMNAELTPIRERAAELTAHPARVRERLEAGAAKARGIAKQTIGYVRELMGLD, from the coding sequence ATGCCCCGGATCTTCAGCGGAATCCAGCCCTCGGGCGAACTCCACATTGGAAACTACCTCGGTGCGGTGAAGAACTGGGTCGAGCTGCAGCACGAGTTCGAGTCGTTTTTCTGTGTCGTGGACTACCACGCGATCACGCTGCCGTACGAGCCGGCTGACCTCCGGCGGCGCACACTCGAGATGGGGATTTCCCTGCTTGCGGTGGGCATCGACACGGACAAGGCCACGCTGTTTGTGCAGTCACGCGTGCCCGAACACACCGAGTTGCAGTGGGTCTTCAACGCCATCACGCCGGTGGGTGAGCTGGAGCGCCAGACGCAATACAAGGAGAAGTCGGCGCGCTTTGAGAGCGTACCCGCTGGCATCCTGAACTATCCGGTCCTGCAGGCGGCGGACATCCTGATCTACAAGGCGGACACCGTGCCGGTGGGCGAGGATCAGCTGCAGCATCTCGAGCTGACGCGCGAGATCGCCCGGCGCTGGAATGCCCGATTCTCCGAGGGGTTCTTTCCGGAGCCCAAGGCGCGGCTTACGCCCACGCGGCGCATCATGGGGCTCGACGGGCAGGCCAAGATGTCGAAGTCCCTCGGCAATACGGTGGGGTTGCTCGATCCGCCCGAGACCATCTGGGAAAAGCTGCGACCGGCCATGACCGATCCAGCGCGGGTGAGGCGGACAGACCCCGGCAACCCCGACATCTGCAACATCTACCATCTGCACAAGGCGTTCAGTCCACCGGCGACCGTGGACTATGTGGCGATGCAGTGCCGTTCGGCGGGCTGGGGTTGCATCGATTGCAAGAAGGTGCTGTTCGAGAACATGAACGCCGAGCTCACGCCGATCCGTGAGCGCGCGGCGGAGCTGACCGCGCATCCCGCGCGCGTGCGAGAGCGGCTCGAAGCCGGGGCCGCGAAGGCGCGGGGGATCGCGAAGCAGACGATCGGTTATGTACGTGAACTGATGGGCCTGGACTGA
- a CDS encoding dihydrodipicolinate synthase family protein — translation MTRTLAGVLGPVITTFDARGELDLDAFGANARAHLDAGLHGLVIAGSTGEAALLEESERLRLVEMARSVTPADRWLIVGTGAESTKACVRRCREAAERGADGVLVVAPHYYSNAMTSAALQAHYERVADESPVPVLLYNIPKYMHFRLEGDLVARLAGHDNIVGMKDSSGDLAYLPNYLASQSDDFAVITGHGGTVHQTLALGVRGGILAVALFATELSLEVYHAFRAGRIEDSADAQRRLTPCALEIVGRMGIPAVKAAMERVGLKGGPVRLPLLPPSAADIAEVERLLRDASLVGVA, via the coding sequence ATGACCAGGACTCTCGCCGGCGTGCTCGGCCCGGTGATCACCACGTTCGATGCGCGCGGGGAACTCGACCTCGATGCGTTCGGTGCCAACGCGCGTGCCCACCTCGATGCCGGGTTGCACGGGCTCGTGATCGCCGGCTCGACCGGAGAGGCCGCGCTGCTCGAGGAGAGCGAGCGCCTCCGGCTCGTGGAAATGGCGCGCTCGGTGACGCCAGCCGATCGCTGGCTGATCGTGGGCACGGGCGCGGAGTCCACCAAGGCGTGCGTGCGACGATGCCGTGAGGCCGCGGAGCGTGGCGCGGATGGCGTGCTGGTCGTTGCACCGCACTACTATTCAAACGCCATGACCTCGGCGGCGCTGCAGGCCCACTACGAGCGCGTTGCTGATGAGTCGCCCGTCCCGGTGCTGCTCTACAACATTCCCAAGTACATGCACTTCCGCCTCGAGGGCGACCTCGTGGCGCGACTTGCCGGACACGACAACATCGTCGGGATGAAGGACTCGTCAGGCGATCTGGCCTACCTGCCCAACTATCTCGCCTCACAGTCGGACGACTTTGCGGTCATCACCGGGCACGGCGGCACGGTCCACCAGACGCTGGCTCTCGGCGTGCGCGGAGGGATCCTGGCCGTGGCATTGTTCGCGACCGAACTGTCCCTCGAGGTCTACCATGCGTTCCGGGCCGGGCGTATCGAGGACAGCGCAGACGCCCAGCGGCGCCTGACGCCATGTGCGCTGGAAATCGTCGGCCGCATGGGGATCCCCGCGGTCAAGGCGGCAATGGAGCGGGTGGGACTCAAGGGTGGCCCGGTGCGGCTCCCGCTGCTGCCGCCGTCCGCGGCCGACATCGCCGAGGTCGAGCGCCTGCTGCGCGACGCGAGCCTGGTTGGCGTCGCATAG